In Nitrospiria bacterium, the sequence GCTGGCCGATCAGGGAATGGACTACCGGCAGTTTACCGGGGAGCTTCTGGAATATCTCCGTCACCTGGTGATGGCCAAATCGACGGCCGCGCCGGAGGAGATGATCGATCTGTCCTCGGAAGAGGTGGAAGAAATCCGGCAGCTTTCCTCCTGGGCAAGCCTCGAGGAGATGCAACGGCTTTTTGGTGTATTCTCCATGGCCTTGGAGTCGTTTCGGGGAGCGGCCCATCCCGTTTTTGTTCTAGAGATGGCCGTGATTCGCGCCACCCAGATTCAACCTCTTGAATCGTTTGAAAGGTTGCTGGAACGGCTTCAGCATCTCGAACGGTCTCTCCAGGATGGAAGTACCACAAGCCAAGACACCCGAGTCCCCATAGCCGGGCCGTTGGAGGTCCGGGCCGCGGGGCCGAAGGTTCAAGCCAGCCCGACGACCGATCCGGATCCGAAGTCCGAAGTTCAGCCCCCCCAACCCGGACCGGCCCGGGTCAAGCCCATCGAGATCAATTCCGAAGAATCGGGCAGACCGGGATTGCCTTTGGAGCGCTGGGGCGCGGTCGTGAAGCGACTCCTCCAAGAAAGACCCAACGTTGGCTCCTATCTGGAGAAAGGGGTTGTCCAGGAATGGATCCCGGGGAATGAAAAAGATATTTTGGTGATCGGCTATGACGAGGGAGCGGCTGTCTTTGCGGATTTCATCCAGAAAGACGAGACCCAGGCGGTCATCGCATCGGCGCTCCGGGAGGTTTTCGGAAAACCGGTTGAATTGAAGGTGGTTCGCCGGGAACGATCGGCCGCCGAGCGCACACGACTCAAACTCCAACACGAACAACAAAGTCAACTTCAGCGCAAGCGGATCCAGCAGGAAAGCATGGCCCATCCGTTGGTCAAAGAAGCCCTGAATATTCTGGGCGGTGAAGTGATCGATATTAAAGAACCCTAAACCGGCTGAATCAGTCCGTTACTTTCAACGAGGAAGATATGACTAAATTCGGGGACATGATGAGACAGGCTCAGGCCCTTCAGGAAAAACTGGCCCGGCTTCAGGAGGAAGCCGGTCAAAAGACGGTTGAAGCCACCGCGGGCGGAGGGATGGTGACCGTGGTCGCAAACGGAAGGCAGGAGATCGTATCGATCAAGATTGATCCGGAGGTGGTCAATCCGCAGGAGGTCGAAATGCTTCAGGACCTTGTTCTCGCGGCCGTCAATGAGGCGCGGCGCAAGGCACAGGAACTCATGGCCGAGCAGATGAAAACCCTGACGGGTGGAATCCAGATACCGGGCCTGTTCCCGTAACCTTATTTAGGGGAAATTTGCCGATGAAAGTAATGTCTCAAAACCCACTCGACCGACTCATTGAAGAACTCCGGAAACTCCCGGGCATCGGTCGAAAGACGGCCCAGCGCCTGGCCTTTTTTCTTCTAAAGATGCCCGCCGAGGAGGCCCATGGGTTGGCTCAGGCGGTCTTGGATGTCAAGGAACGCCTTCGGTTCTGCCGGTGGTGCAATAACATCTCCGAAGCGGAGGTCTGCCGCTTCTGCACCGATTCCTTGCGGGATCGGACCCGGATTCTGGTGGTCGAAGAGGCGAGCACGCTGTTCGCCATCGAACGCACGGGTGAGTACAAGGGGTTATACCATGTCCTGGTCGGAAGTCTTTCGCCCCTGGACGGCCGAGGACCCGCCGAAATTAAAGCCCAATCTCTACTCGACCGGTTGAAGTTGGGCGAGACCAAAGAAGTCATTATCGCCACCAATCCGACCATCGAAGGGGAGGCGACTGCGATCTACCTAACCCGCCTCATAAAACCCACCGGGGTGAAGGTGACGCGTATTGCCTACGGGATTCCGGTCGGTGTGGATTTAGAATACGCCGATGAAGTCACCCTCATTAAATCCCTCGAAGGCCGCCGCGAACTGGCATAAGTCGCTATTCTTATTGGGCTTAATTTTATCTAAAAAACCGCTTGACTAAGGTCACATCGCGTGTTAAATTGTTACATACAATTAGTAACTCGGATTGAAATTCCATGCAATTCAAGACGTTTGGAGAATGGCTGCGGCACTATCGGCTTCAGAAGGAGATCAGCCCTTTTAAAATGGCTGAATCATTGGGCTACAAACGCGTTTCTGCGATTTACAATTTCGAATATGGCATCGCTCCTTTGCCGATTACAAAGTGGCCAGCCATGGCGGCCGTGCTTCAACTTTCGATGGAAGAATTTTTGAAGGTCATGGAACGATATTCGCCGGACAAGGTCAATGAGTTCCGGTTGATTCGCGGGACCGCCGTTCCAATGGATGGCGGGTTATCCGGGAATACGGCGGACGGTGAAGAAGACTCCATAACCTGGGTTTCACCCACCCCGGTGTGGAGGGGGGATGACCTGATCAAGTCCTATGGATTGATGGATGCGGATACGGTATTTATCACGCGTGAAACGTGGGAAGACTCTTTGCGCATGGCGGTGGATCGGGTCCATCGTCATACCGGAATCCGGTTGGGGTTGTTCCAAGTGATTGACGGGGTTCCTTTCCCGGCCGGTTCCGTTGTGGCGGCATTAAAAGAGGCCAAGACCATTGGTGTCATCGAGGCGGAGGAGCCGAATAAACCCCTGGGGGTGTTGGCCGCTTGTGTCAAAGCCGCTTTCTTGGATGCTCTGACCGGCGCGGAGAGCTTTCCGGAAATTCACCGGGTGCCCAAGATCTTTTCGGTGATTGCGAAACCCTATCCGGAGGAATGGACGGCGCAGGGGGTCGAGAAAATCCTTCGCCATATTCAGGAAAACGGTCGCCAGAGGCACTTGGCAATAAAAATGGAACACCCTGTTTCAGTTTCGGTGAAAAGACGCTAAAAAGGCGTTGACAAACGATGCGGAACGCGTTTAAATTACATAACAACCCTGACGAAGAAACCCGGAAACAAACGTTTGAACAGGGTTATTCCTGGGACCTTAGAAAGGATGCCTTATGGAGTCGGATAAATATAAAGTGATGGCGGGCCCCGAGGCCTATTTTACTCCCGGCGCCGCCCGGATGGGAATCGTTCTTCCGGAGCCCGGGGAGGGCCACATCGAGGGCGAGATCGTCTCGGAGGAGGCGGCGCTCGAATTTGCGGCCCGGAAGTTGATCGAGGCGAAGAATCCCACCATTCATCCGGGACCGCTGGTGCTCTGGAACTGGAACGAGAAAGCCGCCAAAAAGGCGAAGGCCATTAAGGTCCTGGCCGATGTTATACCGGCCCGGATCATCCCGATGGCCGACTATCGGCCCAAGTATCCCAAGATCAATCCCGAGGTGGAGATCAACCCCAATCACCCCAACCTGACAATTTGGCACAACAAGGAAGACGTCTGCATCTTTGTCGGCGTTCACTGTCACATGGCCAATCTTTCTCTGAAGATTATCCGGGGCGGGACGAGTTGTTTTACGATTGCGCTTTGCGCCCAAGCCGGTCATGAGGACGCCAATCTCACGATCCGGGATACTTCGCCCGAAAAGATCCTTCGATTGGCCGAGTGGGTCAGCAAACTCAAAGGGACCCCCTGGGTCCGACCCGCCGAGTCGACGACCGGGAACGGGGACGAACGACACCGGGACAACGCATTTGCAAAATTATCCGATGGAGGAGGCTAACCATGGCAAACGAACTTTCCGAAGCCCAGAAAAGCCTGATCGGCAAACAAAACAAAAAGGGCCAGACCTACACCGACCCTAACGATCTCTTTTTCAAGGCCCCTCGTACCGCAGCTTTTTATACCGGTAGCGAGGTGATCAAGGAGGCCATCCGCCGGGCCAGCGTCGATGTGATGGTGGCCTATCCCATCACGCCCCAGAGCGAAGCGGCTGCCTTGATCGGAGAGCTGTACGCGGAAGGATATGTGGCCGATTATATGCGTGGCGAAAGCGAATTTGCCGTGATGAGCCAGTGCGCCGGTGCGGCATTCGGCGGGGCCAGGGTTTTTACAACGACGGCAGGACCGGGCACGATGCGGGCCTTCGAGAATTTCCCCATGTGGGTGGGGGCGCGATTGCCGATCCAGATGATTGTGACCTGTCGGGGCATCAATTCGCCCCTGAGCATCCAGCCGGACACATTGGAGATGTACTTTCTGTTAGGAACAGGGATGCTGGTGTGGCATGCAGAGACGGCCCAGGACTTTTTTGATTGGATGTTGATGGGCTACATCGTTTCCGAACAACCCGACGTTCATCTTCCCCTCGCGCTTTGCTGCGACGGGTTTTTCGTGACCCATACCAAGGACACGGTGATGCTAACGCCGCCGGAAATGTGCCTTCCCCCCTATGATCCCTATCGTTCGCCGGTCGTCTGCATGGATATGGAATGCCCGCCTGTTCGCATGATGCGTGATCCTTTTATTATGAAGTCCAATTACATCAGCTACATGACTCATGCCTCCTGGCAGGAAGAAACCCGGTCGGCCTGTGAGCGATCTCGAAAACATACGATCCCATTGATCGGGGGTTTGATAGAGACCGAGAACACAGATGCTGAGATATTGATCGTAGCATCCGGGACGGCCGTGTCCCAGGGTCGGGAAGCGATTCGTCTGCTGGAAGATCAGGGTATTCGGGTTGGCTTGGTAAAGGTGAAAAGCCTGAGACCTTTCCCGTTTGAAGAATTGCGTCAGGCCACAAAGAATGCCAAGCATATTTTCGTGCCTGAGTTCAATGTCATCGGGTGGCTGGCTCAGGAGTTGAAGGCCGCCCTTCCAAATAACCATCGAATTATCGCCGGGCCCCATGTGGCGGGTGGAATGACGATGCCGGCGGAAGTCATCGCGGAAGAGATCCAGAAAACCTTGGGTCGGCACGTGGCGACACTGGCAGGACGGGGCAGCTGATTTCTAACGGATTAAAGAGAAAATAAGGAGAAGCGTCATGAGCAAAGAAAAGATTCAGATTTGTCCGGAGTTCTATGACATCATGCCGCCGGAGTATCGCGATCTGGTCGAGCAGTCGACCTACGGGAATGAAGACCGCGGGTGGAAGGACATCGGGAACAGCAAGGAGTTGATCGAGGCACATTCGCTTTGCGCCGGCTGCCCCGAATCCATGGCCTTCCGATACATCCTCGCCTCGCTTCCCAATCCGGAAGACACGGTGATGGTCGGTTCGACCGGCTGCACCAGCCTCGTCTTTCCCATGGTGGCGGTGCATAACATCCATTCGTTGTTCGGCAACCAGAATGCGATCGCCAGTGGGCTTAAGCGGGCCCTGACCGTCCGATTCCCGGACAGGATCAAGGACGTGGTGGTGCTGGCCGGCGACGGGGCGACCGTGGACATCGGCCTCGACATGACGCTGCAGGCCTGGTTCCGACAGGAGAAATTCACGACGATCTGTTTTGACAACGAGCTCTATGCCAACACGGGCGGACAGGAATCCGGTCTGATGCGAAAGGGTTTCGTGGCCAAAATGGCTCCGACGGGCAAGAAGTTCGACAAGGTTCGGTTGCCCGAGATCGCACGGGAATCGGGCTGTTGTTACGTCGTCAACCTGACAGTCAGCAAGCCTTCCTTGGTCGAGAAGGTGATCAAGAATGCGGTGCTGCTGGCCCGCGAAGTGGGGCCGACGTATATTCAGATGTATACGCCCTGCATTCTCGAGATTGGCAAGAACAGCATGGAAGGTCTACAAGAGATGCGCGACTCCGAGAAACCGGGCGAACGCTTCAACTACAAAGAGTACATCACCGATGAGGCCAAACAGTACCTGGCCGACATCGAGGCGAAGAAAAAGACCGCAGCCATCACGGCGGCCCAGCCGGCCGCATAAAAAAAGGAGCCGGTTCGCGGCTTTGCCGCGAGAGGCTCGGGGTATGGGGGCATCGGAGGACCTGTCAGGTTCCATCCGCATGGGCCCCCACAGATAATAGGGGGTACGACCATGTTGAAGAAGCGCACTAACATTCGAATGTCCGGACTGGGCGGGCAGGGAGTAGTAACCTCGGCCCACGTGATGGCGATGGCCGCAAACAAGGACGGGAAATTTTCGATCTCCAATCCCTTTTTCGGAGCCGAAAAACGGATGGCCCCGGCCGAGAGTTACTGCCGGATCGGCTCCGAGCGGATTTATGATCGGGGAGAGTTGGTCTATCCGGATATTATCATGGTATTCCACCCCCAGGTGATTACCCTCCAGAAGAGTTACACCGCTCCGTTCTACTCGGGCATTAAGAAGAACGGATTGCTGATAATAAATTCCAATTCGGACCTGCTGAACGATGAGGACAAAGAGCATCTGAGAGGATTGAACGTGTCTGTCTACACGTTTGACGGCACGGCAATGGCGCTGGAGATCGCCGGGACCGAGCTCTCCACGAATATGGCCATGATCGGTGCGGTCACCGGCATTTCCAAAGTGGTGACGATGGAGGCGGTGGACCAGGCGATTCAGGACCGGTTCGGCAAGAAGTACGTGGCCTCCGGGGGAACGGCCACGCTGGATGAGGCGATCAAAAAGAAGTTTGCCAAGAAAGAGCAGTTGTTGGCGAAAAACATGGCCACGATCAAGAAATCGTATGATGTGGCCTCCGCCTGGGCCGAGAGCCAGAAATTGGTCATGGCCGTCTAACAAGAGGATCAATGCCGTGTATAATATCGCGTATGTAGAAGATGACAAGTGTGTCGCCAATAAAGGATGTCGGCTTTGTATCATGTACTGCCCGGAGGCTGACTGCATCAAGCTCGATACGCGGAAGATGAAGGCTTTTGTGGTCATTGAGCGCTGCAAAGGATGCGAACTCTGCGTTGTGGTTTGTGACGCCGCCAAGCACAACGCGATCATCATGGCTCCGGTCGATGGGGCCACCGGCGAGATTATGCTGGACAAGCACAAGGCGGAAGCGGCCGCGCTCGGCCAAGCCTATCAAGGGTGATTACGACCACCAACCGCAAAGCCCCCGCGCGTCCCTGCCGTTTGGGTTTTGATTCCTCGTGGATTGGGAGAGATCATGGAGACAACGACAAAACCGCAAGCTCCGAGCACCGCGCCGCCCAGTTTAAAGGACCTCGTCTTCAGGGCCTTGGAACGAGAACCCCATCGGGCCTTCTCGGTTGAAGATCTGGTCCAGCTTCTCAAGTTGCAATCCCCCAAAGATCCGCAGAAGCAGGCGCAGGCCGTGGAGCAGGTGTCGTCCTATCTGCGTCAGTTGGCCGATGCGGGTCAGGTCACGGAGGTCGCGGACGGCCTTTTCAAGTGCCGGCTCTTCTTCGAATCCGAAAAGAGTATCGAGCACGCCTTTATCGGGGGGATGGGAAATGTCCGATACCGGTTTAAGTCGCCGATCTTTCGACTTAATATCGGAGTTCTCTCGGTTTACTTTATCCGGGATGCAAAGAAGGGCGAGTGGTTCATCACGGTCCGGGACACCACGATCGGGAAGGATTACGCGCTGGTCCGTCATCTGCGGGACGGTGAATATCGGATAGGAAACCGGCCCGTCGGTGCGGAAGAGAAGAACTATATTCAGATTGCAGGTCGGTATATTGAAAAAGAGCATTTGACGCTGTCCATCGCCGGGGAAGACGTTCGCATCGACGATCGGAATACCCCGTACGGGACGCGCATCGATCTTCTCACGAAAGAGGGCCTCGCCCGTTATCGGGAGGCGGCCAGGATATTCCTGAAGGCGACCGATCCGTCGGACCAGAAGGATTCCGTCAAACGGGGCCGCTTCGTATTGGAGCAGTTCCTGCACCATCATCATAACTTCGAAACCTCGTTCTTCGGCGCCGTTATTGATTCCCTATTGATGGCCGGTTAACCCGCCGAAGGCTTCAGGAAATCCGCCGTGAATCAACAAGAAATCCGGGAGTCCATCCTCGAAGTGACCCGGGCGATCGAAAATGTCAACCGGGTTTTTGAGAAACGCGCGGCGGAGTTGCGGGAGGCCGGCGACGCGCAAGGGCTGCAGCAGTGGACGAAGGCCTGTTCGGCCATGCGCGACAGCGGAAATATCTATATCACATGGGCCCGCCACTATGCCCAGTTGACGGAGCCCTCCGGCGCCTCCGAAGAGGAGGGCGGATTCTTAGACGAGGGGGCCGTATGGGATGAGAATCCCTCCGGACCTTGACCCGCCCTTGTCGTGACGCTTGCAACCTCCTTCTAATTCCTCTATAATTCCATAGATTTTTCTAAACCGCGGGAGAGGTTGAAGTATGCCCGATCCTGGATTGATCATGTACGAAGAGGAGTTCAAGCAGATCGACGCGGAACTCCGTCGGCTTCATCAACAGGCCAATGCCAAGGTCACCTTTCTGGTCGACAAGAACGGTCAGTTGATTTCGGCGATCGGCGAAACGGATAACCTGGACACAACCTCTTTGGCCTCTTTGACGGCGGGCAATATCGCCGCGACCGGCGGGATGGCCAAGCTGCTGGGCGAGAAGGATTTCTCGATCTTGTTTCACGAGGGGGAGCGGGACAATATTCATATTTCGCTGGTCGGCCGGGTGATTCTCGTGGTGATCTTCGACCAACGGTCTTCGCTGGGGCTGGTGCGTCTTCGGGTCAAAAAAAGCGTGGAGGTCCTGGGCCAAATCCTGCAAAAGATCCTGCAAAAAGTGGATCAGGCCAAGGCCCCGGCCGGAGCGGCCGGCGGGCCGTCCAAGGAAGATTCGAAGTCTCCCTTTGCCGAGATTACGGAAGATGATATTGAAAAGTTGTTCGGCTGATTTCACGCAATCGGTTGGAGTTTAACCGGGGAACGGGTTGGCATGTCGTTTATCAACTATTCAGCACGCGAGATTAACTGCAAGATCGTTTTTTACGGTCCCGGACTCGGCGGGAAGACGACCAATCTTCAGTACATTTATAAAAAGACGAACCCCGACAGCAAGGGGAAAATGATCTCCCTCGCCACCGAGAGCGAGCGGACGCTTTTTTTTGATTTTCTTCCTCTGGCGCTCGGAAACATCAAGGGCTTCAAGGTCCGGTTCCATCTCTACACCGTTCCCGGTCAGGTGTTCTACGATGCCAGTCGAAAGTTGATTCTAAAAGGCGTGGACGGCGTGGTGTTCGTGGCGGATTCTCAGGCGGAACGGATGGAGGCAAACATCGAAAGCATGGACAACCTGCGGCGGAATCTCCAGGAACAGGGGTATAATCTGGACAACCTTCCGTTTGTCGTCCAGTACAATAAACGCGATCTCCCCAGTGCCGTTTCGTTGGATGAACTAAATCAAGC encodes:
- a CDS encoding pyruvate ferredoxin oxidoreductase, translating into MYCPEADCIKLDTRKMKAFVVIERCKGCELCVVVCDAAKHNAIIMAPVDGATGEIMLDKHKAEAAALGQAYQG
- the recR gene encoding recombination mediator RecR, giving the protein MKVMSQNPLDRLIEELRKLPGIGRKTAQRLAFFLLKMPAEEAHGLAQAVLDVKERLRFCRWCNNISEAEVCRFCTDSLRDRTRILVVEEASTLFAIERTGEYKGLYHVLVGSLSPLDGRGPAEIKAQSLLDRLKLGETKEVIIATNPTIEGEATAIYLTRLIKPTGVKVTRIAYGIPVGVDLEYADEVTLIKSLEGRRELA
- a CDS encoding 2-oxoacid:acceptor oxidoreductase family protein codes for the protein MLKKRTNIRMSGLGGQGVVTSAHVMAMAANKDGKFSISNPFFGAEKRMAPAESYCRIGSERIYDRGELVYPDIIMVFHPQVITLQKSYTAPFYSGIKKNGLLIINSNSDLLNDEDKEHLRGLNVSVYTFDGTAMALEIAGTELSTNMAMIGAVTGISKVVTMEAVDQAIQDRFGKKYVASGGTATLDEAIKKKFAKKEQLLAKNMATIKKSYDVASAWAESQKLVMAV
- a CDS encoding YbaB/EbfC family nucleoid-associated protein; this translates as MTKFGDMMRQAQALQEKLARLQEEAGQKTVEATAGGGMVTVVANGRQEIVSIKIDPEVVNPQEVEMLQDLVLAAVNEARRKAQELMAEQMKTLTGGIQIPGLFP
- the dnaX gene encoding DNA polymerase III subunit gamma/tau — translated: MDYQVSARKWRPQTFEEVVGQTHVARTLTNAIRQGRIAHAYLFSGMRGVGKTTMARILAKSLNCETAVKGPTVAPCQDCPSCRAITGGQSPDVVEIDGASNRGIDEVRELREVLKYAPMAGKYRIYIIDEIHMLTKEAFNALLKTLEEPPSHVIFIFATTEDHKIPSTILSRCQHFRFKRITRQEIIAQLERIIREEGVRISGPGLGMIAKAADGSLRDALSFLDQGVAYGGKEVSDQDLQVILGAAGRELLMSMVMAILRRQTSEALRRVKELADQGMDYRQFTGELLEYLRHLVMAKSTAAPEEMIDLSSEEVEEIRQLSSWASLEEMQRLFGVFSMALESFRGAAHPVFVLEMAVIRATQIQPLESFERLLERLQHLERSLQDGSTTSQDTRVPIAGPLEVRAAGPKVQASPTTDPDPKSEVQPPQPGPARVKPIEINSEESGRPGLPLERWGAVVKRLLQERPNVGSYLEKGVVQEWIPGNEKDILVIGYDEGAAVFADFIQKDETQAVIASALREVFGKPVELKVVRRERSAAERTRLKLQHEQQSQLQRKRIQQESMAHPLVKEALNILGGEVIDIKEP
- a CDS encoding transketolase C-terminal domain-containing protein; translation: MANELSEAQKSLIGKQNKKGQTYTDPNDLFFKAPRTAAFYTGSEVIKEAIRRASVDVMVAYPITPQSEAAALIGELYAEGYVADYMRGESEFAVMSQCAGAAFGGARVFTTTAGPGTMRAFENFPMWVGARLPIQMIVTCRGINSPLSIQPDTLEMYFLLGTGMLVWHAETAQDFFDWMLMGYIVSEQPDVHLPLALCCDGFFVTHTKDTVMLTPPEMCLPPYDPYRSPVVCMDMECPPVRMMRDPFIMKSNYISYMTHASWQEETRSACERSRKHTIPLIGGLIETENTDAEILIVASGTAVSQGREAIRLLEDQGIRVGLVKVKSLRPFPFEELRQATKNAKHIFVPEFNVIGWLAQELKAALPNNHRIIAGPHVAGGMTMPAEVIAEEIQKTLGRHVATLAGRGS
- a CDS encoding carbon monoxide dehydrogenase beta subunit family protein — protein: MESDKYKVMAGPEAYFTPGAARMGIVLPEPGEGHIEGEIVSEEAALEFAARKLIEAKNPTIHPGPLVLWNWNEKAAKKAKAIKVLADVIPARIIPMADYRPKYPKINPEVEINPNHPNLTIWHNKEDVCIFVGVHCHMANLSLKIIRGGTSCFTIALCAQAGHEDANLTIRDTSPEKILRLAEWVSKLKGTPWVRPAESTTGNGDERHRDNAFAKLSDGGG
- a CDS encoding GTPase domain-containing protein, with the translated sequence MSFINYSAREINCKIVFYGPGLGGKTTNLQYIYKKTNPDSKGKMISLATESERTLFFDFLPLALGNIKGFKVRFHLYTVPGQVFYDASRKLILKGVDGVVFVADSQAERMEANIESMDNLRRNLQEQGYNLDNLPFVVQYNKRDLPSAVSLDELNQALNPKGVPSFEAVAPQGQGIFETLKEIAKQVILEIKKGS
- a CDS encoding thiamine pyrophosphate-dependent enzyme codes for the protein MSKEKIQICPEFYDIMPPEYRDLVEQSTYGNEDRGWKDIGNSKELIEAHSLCAGCPESMAFRYILASLPNPEDTVMVGSTGCTSLVFPMVAVHNIHSLFGNQNAIASGLKRALTVRFPDRIKDVVVLAGDGATVDIGLDMTLQAWFRQEKFTTICFDNELYANTGGQESGLMRKGFVAKMAPTGKKFDKVRLPEIARESGCCYVVNLTVSKPSLVEKVIKNAVLLAREVGPTYIQMYTPCILEIGKNSMEGLQEMRDSEKPGERFNYKEYITDEAKQYLADIEAKKKTAAITAAQPAA
- a CDS encoding roadblock/LC7 domain-containing protein, with the protein product MPDPGLIMYEEEFKQIDAELRRLHQQANAKVTFLVDKNGQLISAIGETDNLDTTSLASLTAGNIAATGGMAKLLGEKDFSILFHEGERDNIHISLVGRVILVVIFDQRSSLGLVRLRVKKSVEVLGQILQKILQKVDQAKAPAGAAGGPSKEDSKSPFAEITEDDIEKLFG